The following DNA comes from Erigeron canadensis isolate Cc75 chromosome 3, C_canadensis_v1, whole genome shotgun sequence.
ACCCAAGTGAACCAACGTTAAACTAAAACCCACGTAACTTGTTTCCTGTTGTGATTACCACTTGGatttatttattgttgttgAGTTTTATTTCATCAACAGTCAGTCATTAACCATACATGATATGCTATGTCATCTTAGTTAGGACTAATATGGTCATGTTGGTTTTAGACTCTTCTTTTACATATATTCATAGTCACATATCTCGATTTTCGATTTTTAACAATCAACCCAGCCCGTTACTAACCTCGGACCAAAACTGAGCACGGTAAATCTGGTTAACTGTCCTTAGTCTTCCCAACTTTCAGTTTCTGGTTCAACCCAAGCGACAACTGGTCCAATCCGGTCCGAGTTTTTTCTGCCCGTGATCACTCCCACATCCAAGTGATTAGAATTTATTTCCTCCCAAGACCCTCATTTGGTAGTATACCTAAATTTGATACACATGCCATAACATGTAACTTTTATACTAACAAATTATACAAACATATAATGTACACATCCTTTGAAGAAAGCGTAATAGCTCACACTGTGGTATATTTGATTAAGTTCTGTTGTAAATTTATTCTCAGCTGCCTAAAATCTCATAATGCATTATCTAAAATTTTTGTAAATCGTGATTCGGTCAATTTCAACAGCATCAATCTAGCCAACGCACAAAAGATTTATGTTAGCCAGTTGACCAGGTCCATGGTTTAGGTCAAATTATGGACACCCAGTAGATTCCGAGTAacattatttgtattttaagaacacccgtcAAAATAACATGTTGGCTCGATTTTAGTATGCATTCATCTTTAAAACTAAAAGATACAATATTCAACTACTCGCCATCCTAATGATAGATTACATGATGCTTAAATGCTAAAAACCGACACCAGAAATCTACTTCCATGtgcaaaagaaaagaacaaactCAAAAGAGTATCTTATACCGAGGCACCTCAACTGAAAATCAGAGATCCTCGCTGCAGAAACTGGATGGCACAACTGCAATCTCTAAACGGCCCGTCCATTCTTCACCTGGCTTCAAAGTAATTGGTTTCTCTATTGCAGCACCAGCAACACATAACATCTGCTTGTACTCATCGTCTCCCAAATCTGGCAttgcttttgattttttatcCCATGGATTCCACACCACTTGAGATTTTGCAGATATCACCGCAAAAATGTTAGATTAACGTCGTTATTAAAAGAAAGTGTGTTTGACTTTGAGTTCAATCAGACAGTTTCAAAGTCGAATACAATGATGGTTAGCAATTTTTTAAGTGAGATTGATAAGTGCATTTGATTTTATGAAAAACAAGATTGTAGAATGAACATTGATGATCTTAAACTTGTGACAACCCAACATAGGTTTAGCTTCAAAATTGATATTTGAGCAAAGAACAAGTCTTATCTATAGGAACatgtttgttttgaattttaaattagTATGTTTTGAGAAGTCAGGATGTTGGGAGTAGGACAATTAGATAAACAGcagaaaaatttataataaaactaaCCAACATCTGGTAGCCCTTCCTTTCTTATCACATATGTACGCTTCCTTTCATGATCAAGTACAGCAACACAATTCGGAGAACTAAGGTAGACACGATCAATCTGAAACAAACCATTAATTCTTTCAATTATAGTGTCTGTAATGAAATGTAATAAATAACTTGTATATGAACACGGTAAAAACCATTGGTGGGTCAATCAAACCCAACTCCCATTGAGCCACATCCAAAATATAATACATGATGAACCTTTAACCTGTTAGCCAACCTGCCTATTTTCTCGGCTATAGCCGTATCAGCCATAACAAATTTGTTTAAAAGAACTCGAGAAATAGATAAATTTACCTCGGATTCAAAAGTAATAGCATCTCCTTGTTCTGTAAAACGCTCTCGTTTAAAAAGGTTGTCAAAGTAGTCCATTGTTTCTAGCCCTTCAATCCTCACTTCACTataaatcacacacacacacaaaaaaaaggtaaatcATTGTTATTGGAGAGATCCACTTGAGATTTCATATGATCAAAATACCAAACATATCAGCTGGAGCCCATACCTTATGTCAGAAACAGAGAGATACGAGTGATAAGCAAATGAAAAACTGAAAGGCTTCCCATTAACATTTCTAATGCGAGATATCAAGCTCAAGTTCCCATCTATCCCAAGGGAGACTCTGAGGCGAAACTCAAAGCTGCAGAAAAAGGTATTCGGTTTAATGGTCAACACTTGCAGGctaaaacttttgaacaaaGAAATTTGTAACGATAAATGTTTAGCTAAAATGGAGATGGGTCAAAGACTATTATCAGTGAAAAGGGCACGCAAAGCACACAAATGCTTTTACGACCTCCTCAATTGCTTCATTTAAGGAACAGATTTTTCCAACTATATGTAATGAATTAAATTTGTAGATTAATAACATAGATAAAAAAGATAACAGTTAATCAGTCAACCCAACTCATTTTGTTGACCCTAAACCATTGTTGAGCCGTTATTCGACCTTCCCATTTTGCCTGACTAAGGAGTCCTCGCTTAAATTATGATTAAAGACCATTCAAACCATATCTGTTAAGCATTATTTGACAATTAAATGGTTCACGAGTATTGGGAGTTAGGGACTAAAGTACAACCTGTGTGGCCAAAACTTGAGATCTTCGTCAGACGGTTTCAGTAGCAAGTCGACAAAAGATTTTCCATGAGAATCATTGGCAGGAAGCGGTGGGGGATCATCATCAACCATCCAAAGTTTGTTTCTTGCAAAGCCATGTTGCTCAAGTGAATCACAGTTACCAAACTACATCCATGAATTTACATAAATGTATAAGTGAACTTTGTTCATTGATCATAAGGTAATACACGAGAGTCATAAACAAACATACCTGAGGAAAACAGATTGGAATACCTCCTCGCATTGCCTTTGGGGGCTTAAGAATCCCCTAAATTTGTCAAATACCGATATATGAGTATCAGTTGCACAAATAATAAGATATAAATGGCCCAAAACCATGGCTTAAGTAAGAGTTTAGCTTAAAGGAATAGAGGGAGCACCTTGCTACTTGTAAACAAAAGTTCTTCGCCCCTTTCATTTCTCCATGATACCACCTGACCTCCATGCAAGCTAACCTGCATATATATCCAAATAGAAGATTGATTAATGCAAGATTTTCTTGATAATGAACATAAGTTCTTAAATTTATGGAAGAAAAGAGCAACTAACCCTAGCCGACGCTCCTTGGGGATTTCGAAGCACAATTTGCTCAATTCCATTCCAATCCTTTGTTGTTTCAAGAGCCAACCGTGAATCCCAAACCACAGCAGAGTGCCCCATTTTTCTTGCCTCTCTTGGACAATCGCGATAGTCCCCTATTGTGATTTTCACAAAGCCTGATCACACCTTTTGCGTGTACCAAATGCCGAAATCATTCAAAAGGTGGTGCTACGTGTGAACTagtgaaaaatatttttgtacaCTTGTGAACGATATTTATATCTAGACTACTTATTTCGTTTTTTTCCTTAAACCAGCCCTCACAAGATT
Coding sequences within:
- the LOC122591271 gene encoding putative glucose-6-phosphate 1-epimerase, giving the protein MGHSAVVWDSRLALETTKDWNGIEQIVLRNPQGASARVSLHGGQVVSWRNERGEELLFTSSKGILKPPKAMRGGIPICFPQFGNCDSLEQHGFARNKLWMVDDDPPPLPANDSHGKSFVDLLLKPSDEDLKFWPHSFEFRLRVSLGIDGNLSLISRIRNVNGKPFSFSFAYHSYLSVSDISEVRIEGLETMDYFDNLFKRERFTEQGDAITFESEIDRVYLSSPNCVAVLDHERKRTYVIRKEGLPDVVVWNPWDKKSKAMPDLGDDEYKQMLCVAGAAIEKPITLKPGEEWTGRLEIAVVPSSFCSEDL